A genome region from Camelina sativa cultivar DH55 chromosome 10, Cs, whole genome shotgun sequence includes the following:
- the LOC104716663 gene encoding NADH dehydrogenase [ubiquinone] 1 beta subcomplex subunit 9, with translation MSGVSTAAYFARRAAQKERVRILYRRALKDTLNWAVHRHIFYRDASDLREKFNANQDVEDIDRIDKLIAHGESEYNKWRHPDPYIVPWAPGGSKFCRNPTPPAGIEIVYNYGLEDNP, from the exons atgagCGGAGTTTCGACGGCGGCGTACTTTGCGCGGCGAGCGGCACAGAAGGAGAGGGTTCGAATCCTGTATCGCCGTGCTCTTAAAGATACTCTCAATTGGGCTGTTCATCGCCATATCTTCTACAGGGAT GCTTCTGATCTGCGTGAGAAGTTCAATGCCAACCAAGATGTG GAGGACATTGACAGAATCGACAAACTGATCGCTCATGGTGAATCAGAATACAACAAATGGCGGCACCCTGATCCTTATATCG TTCCATGGGCTCCTGGTGGCTCAAAGTTCTGTAGAAACCCGACTCCGCCTGCTGGG ATTGAGATTGTGTACAACTATGGTCTAGAAGACAACCCATAA
- the LOC104716664 gene encoding GATA transcription factor 3, giving the protein MELWTEARALKASLRGESTTSSLKHHQVIVSEDLSRTSSLPEDFSVECFLDFSEGQQLKEEEDELVSASSSQEEQEQEQDCVFSSQPCLFDQLPSLPDEDVEELEWVSRVVDDCSSPEVSLLFKQTHKTKPNFSSRIPVKPRTKRSRNSLTGGRVWPLVSANHQQHAVATEKWRKKKQETAAVVFQRRCSHCGTNNTPQWRTGPVGPKTLCNACGVRFKSGRLCPEYRPADSPTFSNEIHSNLHRKVLELRKSKELGEETGEASTKKSDQVKFGSKW; this is encoded by the exons ATGGAGCTGTGGACAGAAGCTAGAGCCCTAAAGGCAAGTCTAAGAGGAGAGTCTACTACTTCATCTCTCAAGCATCATCAAGTGATTGTCTCCGAAGATTTAAGCCGAACTTCTTCTTTGCCTGAAGATTTCTCTGTTGAGTGTTTCCTCGATTTCTCAGAAGGTCAACaacttaaagaagaagaagacgaacttgtctctgcttcttcttcacaagaagaacaagaacaagaacaagattgtGTCTTTAGTTCACAACCTTGTCTCTTTGatcaacttccttctttgcCG gatgAAGATGTGGAAGAGCTTGAATGGGTATCTCGTGTTGTGGATGATTGTTCTTCACCAGAGGTTTCACTTCTCTTCAAACAAAcccacaaaaccaaaccaaacttctCATCTCGAATCCCGGTTAAACCAAGAACCAAACGGTCTAGGAACAGTCTAACCGGAGGTCGTGTTTGGCCACTCGTTTCAGCCAATCATCAACAACATGCAGTAGCAACAGAgaagtggaggaagaagaaacaagaaacagcGGCCGTTGTGTTCCAACGAAGATGCAGCCATTGTGGAACAAACAACACGCCACAGTGGAGAACCGGTCCAGTTGGTCCCAAAACGTTATGTAATGCATGTGGAGTCCGGTTTAAGTCAGGTAGGCTCTGTCCCGAGTACAGACCGGCGGATAGTCCGACGTTCTCTAATGAGATTCACTCGAATCTTCATAGGAAGGTTCTTGAATTGAGAAAGAGTAAAGAGTTGGGTGAAGAAACAGGTGAAGCTAGTACTAAAAAATCAGACCAAGTCAAATTTGGCAGCAAGTGGTAG
- the LOC104716662 gene encoding arginine decarboxylase 2: MPALACFVPPGYALSNTTAADVFIPASSPTSATAAASVVDSSCRWSSSLSSSLYRIDGWGAPYFVANSSGNISVRPHGSETLPHQDVDLLKIVKKVTDPKSSGGLGLQLPLIVRFPDVLKNRLECLQSAFDFAIQSQGYGSHYQGVFPVKCNQDRFVVEDIVKFGSSFRFGLEAGSKPEILLAMSCLCKGNPDAFLVCNGFKDAEYVSLALLGRKLALNTVIVLEQEEELDLIIELSQKMNVRPVIGLRAKLRTKHSGHFGSTSGEKGKFGLTTTQIVRVVRKLSESGMLDCLQLLHFHIGSQIPSTSLLSDGVAEAAQLYCELVRLGAHMKVFDIGGGLGIDYDGSKSGDSDLSVAYTLEEYAEAVVASVRFVCDRRSVKHPVICSESGRAIVSHHSVLIFEAVSVAKPTVHHQATPNDIQFLLEGDEEARANYEDLYAAVMRGDRESCLLYVDQLKQRCVEGFKEGVLSIEQLASVDGLCEWVLKAIGASDPVHTYNINLSVFTSIPDLWGIDQLFPIVPIHKLDQRPGARGIFSDLTCDSDGKINKFIGGETSLPLHELDSNGSGGRYFLGMFLGGAYEEALGGLHNLFGGPSVVRVSQSDGPHSFAVTRAVPGQSSADVLRVMQYEPELMFQTLKHRAEEMMHTKSSSDEEEEEEEEEDTEFNNVAACLDRSFHNMPYLATEQASPSNSLSAAINNLGFYYCDEDSFDYLSV; encoded by the coding sequence ATGCCTGCTTTAGCTTGTTTTGTTCCTCCAGGCTACGCTTTATCCAATACCACCGCCGCTGATGTCTTTATTCCGGCGTCTTCACCAACTTCCGCCACCGCCGCCGCTTCCGTTGTTGACAGCTCCTGTCGCTGGTCTTCCTCTCTCTCGTCGTCTCTTTACCGAATCGATGGATGGGGAGCTCCTTATTTCGTCGCTAATTCGTCTGGTAACATCTCTGTTCGTCCTCACGGCTCTGAGACTTTGCCTCACCAAGACGTCGATTTGCTCAAGATCGTTAAGAAGGTGACGGATCCGAAATCCTCCGGTGGTTTGGGGTTGCAGCTCCCGCTTATCGTTCGTTTCCCTGATGTTTTGAAGAACAGGCTCGAGTGTCTTCAATCTGCGTTTGATTTCGCGATTCAGAGCCAAGGGTATGGTTCTCATTACCAAGGTGTTTTTCCTGTGAAATGTAACCAAGATCGATTCGTTGTTGAGGATATTGTCAAGTTTGGATCTtcgtttcggtttggtttggaagCTGGCTCTAAACCTGAGATCCTTCTCGCTATGAGCTGCTTGTGTAAAGGTAACCCTGATGCCTTTCTTGTGTGTAATGGTTTCAAAGACGCTGAGTATGTATCCTTGGCCCTGCTTGGGAGAAAACTTGCGTTGAACACTGTGATTGTGcttgagcaagaagaagagcttgatTTGATTATTGAGCTTAGCCAGAAGATGAATGTGAGGCCTGTTATTGGGTTGAGGGCTAAGCTGAGGACTAAACACTCGGGGCATTTTGGATCAACTTCAGGTGAAAAGGGCAAGTTTGGATTGACCACTACTCAGATTGTTCGTGTGGTGAGGAAGCTGAGCGAATCTGGTATGCTTGATTGTCTACAGCTTCTGCATTTTCACATTGGGTCACAGATTCCATCGACTTCGTTGCTCTCTGATGGTGTTGCCGAAGCTGCTCAGCTTTACTGTGAACTTGTGCGTCTTGGTGCACATATGAAAGTTTTCGATATCGGTGGTGGTTTGGGGATTGACTACGACGGGTCTAAATCTGGAGACTCGGATCTCTCTGTCGCGTATACTCTCGAGGAGTATGCTGAAGCTGTTGTAGCTTCTGTTCGCTTTGTGTGTGACAGGAGATCTGTGAAACATCCGGTGATATGCAGTGAAAGCGGTAGAGCAATAGTCTCTCATCACTCTGTGTTGATCTTTGAAGCTGTTTCGGTAGCTAAACCAACGGTTCATCATCAAGCGACTCCTAACGATATTCAGTTCCTGCTCGAAGGTGATGAGGAAGCTCGTGCCAACTACGAGGATCTTTATGCTGCTGTGATGCGTGGAGACCGTGAAAGCTGCCTCCTTTATGTCGATCAGTTGAAGCAGAGGTGTGTTGAAGGTTTCAAAGAAGGTGTTTTGAGCATCGAGCAGTTAGCTTCTGTTGATGGGTTATGCGAGTGGGTGTTGAAGGCTATAGGCGCATCTGATCCGGTTCATACTTACAATATCAATCTATCAGTCTTCACTTCGATTCCTGATCTCTGGGGGATTGATCAGCTGTTTCCTATTGTTCCTATCCATAAGCTCGATCAAAGGCCCGGGGCTCGTGGGATCTTCTCGGATTTAACTTGTGACAGCGATGGGAAGATCAACAAGTTCATAGGCGGGGAAACCAGCTTACCATTGCATGAGCTTGACAGCAATGGTAGTGGAGGAAGGTACTTTTTGGGTATGTTCCTTGGAGGGGCTTACGAGGAGGCGCTAGGTGGACTTCACAATCTGTTTGGTGGGCCAAGTGTTGTCCGGGTCTCGCAGAGTGATGGACCACACAGCTTTGCAGTGACCCGAGCCGTGCCTGGTCAGTCCTCAGCAGATGTTCTCCGAGTAATGCAGTATGAGCCTGAGCTAATGTTTCAGACCTTAAAGCACCGAGCAGAGGAAATGATGCATACCAAAAGCAGtagcgatgaagaagaagaagaagaagaagaagaagatactgaGTTCAACAATGTCGCGGCTTGTCTCGATCGTTCGTTCCACAACATGCCGTATCTTGCAACTGAGCAGGCATCGCCAAGTAACTCTCTTTCAGCTGCGATCAATAACCTCGGGTTTTACTACTGCGACGAAGACAGCTTCGATTACCTCTCTGTGTGA